TCTGTGACCGCGAATCCTTGAATTTGGTACTGTTGTTGGGAAATAGCGGATCTCCTGTCCGCATACATCAGTGCACACTGCCCATCAATTGTCCGACGTTTACATTATTGAATCGGTATTATCTTAAGGCTCATCCTTACTTCCAGCCCCATTTTTGAAAGATTTGATGAGATTCTTCCGTTCTTAAATAATCAATAAATTGCTGTGCTTCTTTTTTCTGATCGGTGATTTTCGTCAGGGAGATCGGCGTTCCACGATAGAGCTTTTCTTCTTCGGGTAGTTCGACCAGGCTGGTCACATCCTGGAGCCGGTAATGCCACGATTCATAGGTAATCCAGGCGTCCAGGCTGGAATCCGATTTCCATCGTTCAATGGCTTCGGCACTCGACTTTACAGAAAGGTTAATATTTTGGGAAATGCCTTCGATCAGCCCTTTTCTGCCTGCCAGGTCTTCCCACAGGCCAAGCTGGCCAGCCCCATTCACATCGAGTATTTTCACTCCCTTTTTCGTTAAATCCTCAAGGTTTTCAATCTTCTTAGGATTTCCTTTCCTCACCAATATTCCTGCAGCACGCGGGTAAAGCTCCGTTCTTGATTTAGTGTCAATGATTTCGGGGTGGTTGAAGATGAAGTCCTGCAGCATATACTCGGAGCCACCGAAAATAATATCTGCATCTTGCTTTGCCTGGCCGATCCAATTGCCCTCTGGTCCGGCTGTTACTTCTACCTCGATTCCCGTTTCAGCTGAAAAATGTTCAGCAGCTTCCTTGATCGGTCCAAGTGGTCCGCCCGGTCCGTACACCCGGATGACATGATCACTTTGGCTGGAATTTGGTGTCGCCTGGGACGCCGGCTTAGGATCCATTTCTGCATAGGCTGACAATCCCGCAGCCGTAATGACAAAGAGCAGTAGAGCTGATAGGAACACGGTCTTCTTCATGATTCTTCCTCCATTTCACACATGATATTTACCGGTATTATTAAAGGAAACGAAGGGAAGTTGTATACGGTTTGATTATAGTTGCAAAACAGTTCGAAAGTTTCATAAATCTATTGAAAATTAGTCTGGTGAAGAATAAATAAAGGTGCCTTCGCTGAGTTAACAAATTATCCACAAACAGGGGTCCTGTCATTTAAACATAAATAAAGAAGAAGCTCATCACTTGCTCACATTTATTAGACAAAATCATTTATATATTTTTTTCGAACCGCTAAGACATTTCGTTCGTTAGCTGATATGAGATGTATTTTTATCCTATGGGAGGTTGTTTGATGATAATCAAAAATCGATTCGTCACCGTGCTATTCAGTCTGGTTATTTGCGCAGGATTTGTTCTGCCAGTAACCGGTGCATCCGCCGCAGAAGGGAAGTTCACAGTGAAATCCGATGTGGATACAGCAAGAGAGCTCGGTCTGCTCCAAGCAGACGGAAACAGTGTCAATGTCGACTTTTTAGCTAAAAAATCAACGAGACTGCAGGCTGCAATCACTTCACTCCTTCTTCAGGGCTACTTGGAGGAAGCCCTTTCTTACAAAGGAAACGGCAATTTTAAAGATGCTGCTCTTGTCGACACTGAAAACCAGGCTATCCTGTCTTACCTCAAAAACCACCCGGAGCGTGGATGGGCAGGCACAACGGGAAACATGTTCGACCCATTAGCCGAAATCAGCGCCCAGCAATTTTATAAAGTACTACTGGAGGTCCTTGGATACGGGGTTGGGAAAGATTTTAATTATGCGGATACTCTATCGTTTGCTGCCTCTAAAGGCCTTATGCAAATTGCCAACGCAGCCACTCTGACGAACACCGATATTGCAACGGCGCTTGTGGAAGGATTGTCAGCGACGTCAGCCAGAAACAATACGCTGTTTTCTGAGCTTCAGGAGCGTAAAGTGCTCCCAGCCGACGCCAAGCTCCCTTTGGGCGAACGGATTACGCTGCGTAGTGACGCCAAGCTGGGTACATATTTTGCCGATAAGACAGGACGCACGCTTTATTTCTTCACCAAAGACGCCGAAAATACGAATGCCTGCCAAGGTAAATGCATCGAAAACTGGGCGCTTTTCTACTCAGAGGATCTGCAGATTCCCGCAGAGCTGAACGCCGCTGACTTCTCCGTATTGACCCGTACGGACGGCACCAAACAGCTGACATACAAAGGCTGGCCCCTCTATTATTTTGCAAAAGATATGGCAGGTGGCGATATAAAAGGAGAAGCATTTGAAGGCGTCTGGTTCGTCGCCAAGCCCGATTATACCGTTATGCTCGGGACTTCTTCCAAGCTGGGCAACTATTTGACTGACGACCATGGGCGTACACTATATTACTTCGATAAGGACGTACCGCAAACAAGTACATGCGAAGGCAAGTGTATCGACAATTGGCCTGCTTATATGGCTGCCGGAAACAGTGTGCCTACAGGAATCGCTAGCTCCGACTTCAGCACGATCACCCGTTCGGACAGTCGCAAGCAATTGACGTACAAAGGGTATCCGTTATACTACTTCGCCAAGGATCAAGAGCACGGCGCAACCTCCGGACATGATTTCAACCAGCTTTGGTTCGTAATCGATCCGGCCAAATTCGACGGGACAACGGCCGCAAAAGCTTCCGGAGCGCCAACAGCACCGGGATCAAGTAATTTATAAAAAAAATTTGAACTTTCCATTAACGGGAATGGAAATTTTCTTGTTAACGCAACGATAGGCCCCATTCAGGATTGAAAACAGTGATGGGTCTAGGTAAGACGGGCTGACAACCTGGTCAAGCACAGTGTGCACAGCTCGAGGCTGGATCATAATTGTCTCAAATGGCAATCGGTTCCCGGTTGCCATTTTTTTTGATAGGATAAAAATAGAGCTTTGAATGAACTCACCTGGAGGCACGGTATGCAGAATCTTTCCGATTATGAACTCATGCTTCTAATAAAATGCAGGCAACACAATGCTTTATCCATCTTGTACGACCGGTATTCATCGCTCGTCTATTCCTTTGCGCAGAAAGCGATCGCGGACGAATCGGCTGTGAGGGAAATCGTGCAGGCCGTCTTCCTTCGTCTGTGGACCACCCAATCCGCTTACGATCCGGATAAAGGCCGATTTACTAGCTGGCTGTTAACCATTACGCGCAATATAACGATAGATTATCTTCGTAAGAGAAGAAGAGGTGAGGCAGAAGTCGTTTTTTTCGATTTGGAAAAGTTGAAGCGGTTTCCCGACGAAGTTGCGGCCTCACCGGAAGACAACGCGATTCGTGAATCGGAGAAGGAGCAACTCCTCGCCGCTTACCGGCATTTGTCGGAGCAGCAAATTCAACTGCTTGATCATTTTTACTGGCAGGGCTACAGCTTAAGCGAGTTGGCCGCAATCTATAACCAGCCGCTTGGAACAATCAAGAGCCGTCTACATCAAACATTGAAAGTATTGCGCAGGTATTTGGCCTCGGAAAGGGAGGAATGATGTATGCATGAGGAAGAACAGCCAACAACCATTTGCGGCCTGATTCTGGACTATGTTGCCGGGAGTTGTAAAAATGGGGAAAAACTGATCTTCGAGCGTCATCTGCCCTACTGTGACAGCTGCCGTTCGGAAATTGCTGAACTTCGTACGGTTTGGGAGGCGCTTCCGTCCGATATGGAACGATTGGAGCCCCCAAGTGATTTAAAACAACAAGTGATGGATGCCGTATTGGCGGCAGAGCCTTCACAGAACCATGATAACGTATCCGCCCGCAAAAGACGCATAGCGATTCACCGGATTCCAGCGAGTGTTACCGTTGCTGTCTTACTGGCCATTGTCCTCACCAGCTCCGTCTGGAATTACCTTCTGTATCAAAAACGAATCACGACAAGTCCCGCTTCCCTGGAGCAGGCACTGACTGTTCCAGCGGCCACAATCCAACGACTGATTACGCTTAATCCGCAAACCGCCGCCCCTAGTGATGCTTACGGAATCGCTGGCGTGGTCGAAAACGGGCAATCCAAGCAATTCGTCGTCTATGTTTTCAAGGCAAAGGCCACAATCGGCAACGAAGCATATCAGGTCTGGC
Above is a window of Paenibacillus sp. FSL K6-1330 DNA encoding:
- a CDS encoding substrate-binding domain-containing protein produces the protein MKKTVFLSALLLFVITAAGLSAYAEMDPKPASQATPNSSQSDHVIRVYGPGGPLGPIKEAAEHFSAETGIEVEVTAGPEGNWIGQAKQDADIIFGGSEYMLQDFIFNHPEIIDTKSRTELYPRAAGILVRKGNPKKIENLEDLTKKGVKILDVNGAGQLGLWEDLAGRKGLIEGISQNINLSVKSSAEAIERWKSDSSLDAWITYESWHYRLQDVTSLVELPEEEKLYRGTPISLTKITDQKKEAQQFIDYLRTEESHQIFQKWGWK
- a CDS encoding sigma-70 family RNA polymerase sigma factor, which produces MQNLSDYELMLLIKCRQHNALSILYDRYSSLVYSFAQKAIADESAVREIVQAVFLRLWTTQSAYDPDKGRFTSWLLTITRNITIDYLRKRRRGEAEVVFFDLEKLKRFPDEVAASPEDNAIRESEKEQLLAAYRHLSEQQIQLLDHFYWQGYSLSELAAIYNQPLGTIKSRLHQTLKVLRRYLASEREE
- a CDS encoding anti-sigma factor, producing MHEEEQPTTICGLILDYVAGSCKNGEKLIFERHLPYCDSCRSEIAELRTVWEALPSDMERLEPPSDLKQQVMDAVLAAEPSQNHDNVSARKRRIAIHRIPASVTVAVLLAIVLTSSVWNYLLYQKRITTSPASLEQALTVPAATIQRLITLNPQTAAPSDAYGIAGVVENGQSKQFVVYVFKAKATIGNEAYQVWLIRDNKRKSAGTFRVDDKGVGILSMPVASEESLVFDGIGITLEPDDRGNLPRGTKMFSSTL